From the genome of Flavobacterium ovatum, one region includes:
- a CDS encoding SMP-30/gluconolactonase/LRE family protein produces MKTKSKKQIYSNYLNLMGISFLLIVNMSCKAQKDLNKAIIADGAQLTLVADGFEFTEGPAANKNGDVYFTDQPNDRILKWNASDNTVSDYMKPSGRSNGLYFDNQGNLLAVADEKNEIWSIDADKKVTVLLANFEGKKFNGPNDLWVDAKGGIYFTDPYYQRTWWQHQEPPQASKRVYYLAPNTKIPTIVADDNFNQPNGIIGTPDCKTLYVADESGKKTYSYTIGKNGQLSNKKLFANMGSDGMTIDNLGNVYLTGKGVTVFNKKGEQIAHIAVPKDWTANVTFGGPKQTTLFITALDSVYTLAMAVHGVR; encoded by the coding sequence ATGAAAACTAAATCAAAAAAACAGATTTATAGCAATTATCTAAATTTAATGGGCATCAGTTTTCTACTGATTGTAAATATGTCTTGCAAGGCGCAGAAAGACTTAAACAAAGCTATAATTGCCGATGGTGCGCAGCTTACTTTGGTTGCTGATGGATTCGAATTTACCGAAGGTCCTGCTGCAAACAAAAATGGAGATGTCTATTTTACAGATCAGCCCAATGACCGCATCCTGAAATGGAATGCCAGTGACAATACCGTTTCAGATTATATGAAACCATCCGGTCGCTCTAACGGATTGTATTTTGACAACCAAGGAAATTTATTGGCTGTTGCCGATGAAAAAAATGAAATATGGTCTATTGATGCAGATAAAAAAGTAACCGTGCTACTTGCTAATTTTGAAGGTAAAAAATTTAATGGTCCCAATGATCTTTGGGTAGATGCCAAAGGGGGTATTTATTTTACGGATCCTTATTACCAACGTACGTGGTGGCAACATCAAGAGCCACCGCAAGCATCAAAAAGGGTGTATTATTTAGCACCAAATACAAAAATACCGACAATTGTAGCCGACGATAACTTCAATCAACCGAACGGAATTATAGGTACTCCCGATTGCAAAACCCTATATGTGGCAGACGAATCTGGTAAAAAAACCTACTCCTATACAATTGGTAAAAACGGCCAGCTTTCGAATAAAAAACTGTTTGCCAATATGGGTTCGGATGGGATGACGATTGACAACCTAGGTAATGTTTACCTGACCGGAAAAGGCGTTACTGTTTTTAATAAAAAAGGGGAACAAATAGCACATATTGCTGTACCTAAAGATTGGACTGCCAATGTCACTTTTGGTGGACCAAAGCAAACCACACTTTTTATTACTGCCTTGGATTCGGTGTATACCTTAGCTATGGCCGTACATGGAGTGCGATAA
- a CDS encoding endo-1,4-beta-xylanase yields the protein MIHKKQRYPQIATILFVATVFAFTSCKSVSQKTSSEAGLKNVSDFPIGTAININKLINDQALMALQISNFNSITATSDMKMQSILPAENQFNWKKADTLLYYATKHNQRLFGHNLIWHSSTPKWVEEKGAKDNIWLGKFMKEYIQKYVGRYKGKVAGWDVVNEAFESAGGEYRKTFWYNNLGKEYIANAFRYAHEADPNAVLFYNDFNIERDTTKLDAVLKMVEDFKKEGVPIHGIGFQMHIRMDTPDEAIAYSLKKAAATGLQIHLSEVDIIFNSHNDERLGGIEKYSSVTNEMKQAQAEKYKNLVLMYRSIVPKEQQFGITVWDFTDRDSWIKGFFNMKDWPTIYDDNLKPKPAYYGFLEGLKMKIENK from the coding sequence ATGATACATAAAAAACAACGTTATCCTCAAATTGCAACGATCCTTTTTGTGGCAACGGTGTTTGCCTTTACAAGTTGTAAAAGTGTAAGCCAAAAAACTTCGTCTGAAGCAGGTCTAAAAAACGTTTCAGATTTTCCAATTGGTACGGCAATTAATATCAATAAGTTGATCAATGACCAAGCGTTAATGGCTTTGCAGATTTCAAATTTCAATAGTATCACCGCTACTAGCGATATGAAAATGCAATCGATTTTGCCTGCTGAAAACCAGTTTAATTGGAAAAAGGCCGATACTTTATTGTATTACGCCACCAAGCACAACCAACGTCTTTTTGGTCATAACCTTATTTGGCACAGCAGTACACCTAAATGGGTAGAAGAAAAAGGGGCTAAAGACAACATCTGGTTGGGTAAATTTATGAAAGAGTATATTCAAAAATATGTCGGCCGATACAAAGGAAAAGTAGCTGGATGGGATGTTGTTAACGAAGCTTTTGAATCTGCAGGAGGTGAATATAGAAAAACATTTTGGTACAATAATTTGGGTAAAGAATATATAGCAAATGCCTTTCGATATGCCCATGAAGCGGATCCCAATGCCGTGTTGTTTTATAATGATTTCAATATTGAGCGTGATACTACAAAATTAGATGCCGTTTTAAAAATGGTCGAAGACTTTAAAAAAGAGGGTGTACCCATTCATGGTATTGGTTTTCAAATGCACATTCGTATGGATACGCCAGATGAAGCTATTGCCTATTCTTTGAAAAAAGCGGCAGCAACAGGTTTGCAAATTCACTTGTCGGAAGTTGATATTATTTTTAATTCGCACAATGACGAAAGGTTAGGTGGTATTGAAAAGTATAGTTCGGTAACAAATGAAATGAAGCAAGCGCAGGCTGAAAAATATAAAAATCTAGTTTTAATGTATCGCAGTATTGTGCCGAAAGAACAGCAATTTGGGATTACAGTTTGGGATTTTACAGATAGAGATTCTTGGATTAAAGGCTTTTTCAACATGAAAGATTGGCCTACTATTTATGATGATAATTTAAAACCTAAACCTGCTTATTATGGTTTTCTAGAAGGACTAAAAATGAAAATAGAAAACAAATAA
- a CDS encoding glycosyl hydrolase, giving the protein MRYIKNNIVKFSTLLFLLLVVKVQSQETKNIGAFYHAKYEPQTGIYHGAGQDKKGFNDYVNAVGHDKTPAIYMTYVNITSPVKRIESWGKGLKQVLDSLPKGMIPQIGLGFTGGKDTGAGLDKEVASGKYDKQLQAFYKVLLELDRPSFTRIGYEFEGDWNGYSPESFKKVFITISKAFKEKNIKSATVWCSGGGSADFISTEKLMEYYPGDQYVDWWGIDIFSPEEFDNIGLQNFFDGAHKHNKPVMIGECTPRFVGVMDGEVSWDKWFKPFFKMLHDNPGIKAFCYINWDWEYWSNRNGFPWHDWKDARIEKNPFVLEAYKKEMESPLFIHLDKK; this is encoded by the coding sequence ATGAGGTATATCAAAAATAATATTGTGAAGTTTTCAACCCTACTTTTTTTGCTATTGGTTGTAAAGGTGCAGAGCCAAGAGACAAAAAATATCGGTGCGTTTTACCATGCCAAATACGAACCCCAAACCGGAATTTACCACGGTGCTGGTCAGGACAAAAAGGGTTTTAATGATTATGTAAATGCTGTTGGACACGATAAAACGCCAGCAATTTACATGACGTATGTCAATATAACGTCACCAGTAAAAAGGATTGAAAGTTGGGGGAAAGGTTTGAAACAAGTTTTAGATAGCTTGCCCAAAGGAATGATACCTCAAATTGGTTTAGGATTTACGGGTGGAAAAGATACAGGAGCAGGTTTGGACAAAGAAGTTGCCAGCGGAAAATATGACAAACAATTGCAAGCATTCTATAAAGTGCTTTTGGAACTAGACAGACCGTCTTTTACCAGAATTGGTTACGAGTTCGAAGGCGATTGGAATGGCTATTCGCCTGAAAGTTTTAAAAAAGTATTCATAACTATTTCAAAGGCTTTTAAAGAAAAAAATATAAAATCGGCAACGGTTTGGTGCTCAGGCGGTGGCTCTGCAGATTTTATAAGTACAGAAAAGTTGATGGAATATTATCCTGGTGATCAATATGTAGATTGGTGGGGTATCGATATTTTTAGCCCTGAAGAATTTGATAACATTGGTTTGCAAAACTTTTTTGATGGTGCTCATAAACATAATAAACCAGTGATGATAGGCGAGTGTACACCACGATTTGTGGGTGTAATGGATGGTGAAGTTTCTTGGGATAAATGGTTCAAACCTTTCTTCAAGATGCTACACGACAATCCAGGAATAAAAGCATTTTGCTACATCAATTGGGATTGGGAATATTGGTCGAATAGAAATGGTTTTCCTTGGCATGATTGGAAAGATGCCCGTATAGAAAAAAATCCATTTGTATTAGAAGCATATAAAAAAGAAATGGAAAGTCCCTTATTTATTCACCTTGATAAAAAATAA
- a CDS encoding ThuA domain-containing protein: MKPFKMKYILLTLCILTMMKANAQEQFRVLLFTQHDTWHYNSIPVAVEAFKEMAAENQFKFDWTQRPDDLITKLPEYDVVIFMNANANFLTPKHMDALKAFMKRGGGFVGIHGTADGENDNAWFDGLVGAKFVNHPKLQAAIVNVANHDFPATWHLPNKWLRSDEWYNFKNMNLDKLHILLTVDEASYDFTAGYDAIPLKGMGKAHPIAWYQEYEGGRSFYTALGHKPESFKDKNFLNHIFGAIYWAKGDSIKK, encoded by the coding sequence ATGAAACCATTTAAAATGAAATACATTTTACTAACCCTATGTATCCTAACGATGATGAAAGCCAATGCGCAAGAGCAATTTCGTGTTTTATTGTTTACCCAGCATGATACTTGGCATTACAATTCTATCCCTGTCGCTGTTGAAGCATTCAAAGAAATGGCAGCCGAAAATCAGTTTAAGTTTGATTGGACCCAAAGACCAGACGATCTAATAACAAAATTACCAGAATATGATGTGGTGATATTCATGAATGCCAATGCTAATTTTTTGACACCAAAACACATGGATGCTTTAAAAGCATTTATGAAACGAGGCGGTGGCTTTGTAGGCATACACGGTACGGCAGATGGTGAAAACGATAACGCTTGGTTTGATGGTCTAGTAGGAGCGAAATTTGTAAATCATCCAAAATTACAAGCAGCCATTGTAAACGTTGCCAATCATGATTTTCCAGCAACATGGCATTTACCCAATAAATGGCTTCGTTCTGATGAATGGTATAACTTTAAAAACATGAACCTCGATAAACTACATATTCTATTGACCGTTGATGAAGCTTCTTATGACTTTACTGCCGGTTATGATGCGATCCCGTTGAAAGGGATGGGAAAGGCACATCCTATTGCATGGTATCAAGAGTATGAAGGTGGAAGATCGTTTTACACCGCTTTGGGTCATAAACCAGAATCGTTTAAAGATAAAAACTTTTTAAACCACATTTTTGGCGCTATTTATTGGGCTAAAGGCGATTCAATTAAAAAATAA
- a CDS encoding TIM barrel protein, with amino-acid sequence MKRVLFLIIFLKSFVGFAQENYGISSQKDRLRQYSGQWVSAINPSTDSVAKLPEIKMSSLTNFDNHSLTVEVFQKDNSDQYNPILHEIIGYDTVTDAIFAAGHNAKGAFFTGKGMFTSEDHWTMQDKDLNGNKTMKVDFNFQNYTDVILEGFDTNEKSVWKTRYIKNNPKDKNIGIQLVSVHKEMLKNPEKTLTELGRMGYSYVETFVYKDGGFYGQSPTQFKAMVEKAGMKFLGSMTFFDSEDKNDDAAIYAWWNKTIQDHKIAGVEYLSTSNSKLKGIKTIKELQEYCNYYNKVGKLCKKNGLKFVYHNHADEFLKVEGVTIYDYFLQNTNSDYVYFQSDLYWMHKGGVNPIDYFKNYPNRFISWHVKDYKELGESGKIDFKDIFNYQKIAGVKYILSEVEDYNFPPLYSVDLAWEYIYYELLK; translated from the coding sequence ATGAAAAGAGTTCTTTTTTTAATTATTTTTCTAAAATCATTCGTCGGTTTTGCTCAAGAAAACTACGGTATTTCTTCTCAAAAAGATAGACTAAGGCAATATTCGGGCCAATGGGTAAGTGCTATAAATCCTAGTACAGATAGTGTTGCAAAACTTCCTGAAATTAAAATGAGCAGTTTGACCAATTTCGATAATCATTCGCTCACGGTTGAAGTTTTTCAAAAAGATAATTCCGATCAATACAATCCAATACTTCATGAAATTATTGGTTATGATACGGTTACCGATGCTATTTTTGCTGCTGGTCATAATGCAAAAGGCGCATTTTTCACAGGAAAAGGCATGTTTACTTCAGAAGATCATTGGACAATGCAAGACAAAGACCTCAATGGTAATAAAACAATGAAGGTTGATTTTAACTTTCAAAATTATACCGATGTTATATTGGAAGGCTTTGATACTAATGAAAAGAGTGTATGGAAAACAAGATACATTAAGAACAATCCTAAAGACAAAAATATTGGTATTCAGCTTGTTTCTGTTCACAAAGAAATGCTTAAAAACCCAGAGAAAACCTTGACTGAGTTAGGTAGAATGGGGTATAGCTATGTAGAAACTTTTGTATATAAAGACGGTGGTTTTTACGGTCAAAGTCCAACGCAGTTTAAGGCGATGGTCGAAAAAGCAGGCATGAAATTTTTAGGCTCAATGACCTTTTTCGATTCCGAAGATAAAAACGACGATGCAGCAATCTATGCGTGGTGGAACAAAACGATACAAGACCATAAAATAGCTGGTGTTGAATACCTGTCTACTTCAAATAGTAAATTAAAAGGCATCAAGACGATTAAAGAATTGCAAGAGTATTGCAATTATTATAATAAAGTTGGAAAACTCTGTAAGAAGAACGGACTCAAGTTTGTGTACCACAACCATGCCGATGAATTTTTAAAGGTCGAAGGTGTAACCATTTATGATTACTTTCTTCAAAATACCAATTCGGACTATGTTTATTTTCAATCAGATTTGTATTGGATGCATAAGGGAGGTGTGAATCCTATAGATTATTTCAAAAACTATCCCAACCGATTTATTAGTTGGCATGTAAAAGATTACAAAGAATTAGGCGAAAGTGGAAAAATAGATTTCAAGGATATTTTTAACTATCAAAAAATAGCTGGAGTAAAGTACATCTTGTCTGAAGTGGAAGATTATAATTTTCCGCCTTTGTATAGTGTCGACTTAGCTTGGGAATATATTTATTATGAATTATTGAAATAA